DNA from Puniceicoccaceae bacterium:
CGCGATTGATGCCGCGTGCGAGCGCAAAGACAAACATGGCGGTGGCTGAGGTTTCCTCGTAGGTTTCAGGACGGTCCATCAGTTGATGCCAGAATCCATTGATGCCCTGGTGACGGGCGATACCCTGGACGTGGGCACGATAGATTTCAAGCAGACGCGCATGCTGGGCGTGGTCCTCTGGCAGTACGGAAAGCAATTCTGTCATGGCCATGATGGTCCATCCGTTGGCACGCCCCCAAGGGAAACTTGGGTGGGGTTGCATCGCCTTTACCCAGCCGTGCCGATAGAGTCCGGTGGATTTTTCAAACATGCGCTGAGTCATGCCGAGCATCTGCTGGCAGGCATCATCCAATGCCGCATGGTCTGCCGAGTGCACTGCCCATTGTGCCAGTGCGGGAACGCTCATGTAGAGGTCATCCAGCCAGAGGCTGTCAGGCAGCGGACGGTCCCGCGCGAAGGTTCCGTCTTCAAGACGTTTTTCACCCTGCTGGATGTAGGAGATTGCGGGTTCGATGATGGGAAGAAGATTTTGAGCCACACCAGCTTGCTGACCCTTGATCAGTGCGGCAGTCATGGAACCGCACTGGTCGAGGTTGTGGGGGTTGATCAGTCCACGGATCAAATAACGACGCGGGCGCTGATCCTCCGGCATGGCGAGATAGTGGTGAGCGATGCGTTCAATCGCTTCAAAGCGACGTTGCACATAGTCGCGATAGATGGATTGTCCAGTGACCTCAGCAGCGCGAAGCATACCGGCGTAGGTGACGCCCCATTCGTAGCTGATCAGGGCAAAGAGTCCGAACTCCAGGCCGGGGTGTGCGACTTCAAGACTGCCTTCCGGGATGGGGTTTCCGGTGTCAAGGTCGACCCAGCGAATGGGGCTGGTCGATTCGAGATACTGGGTCACGCGTTCCAGGGTATTCTGAATTTCAGCGACATCGGCGACCTGATAGGGAGTTTCATAGTCGGGCTGGGAACGCCAGAGTCCTAATCCTGGAGCTGCGTCGGGGCCTCGGAGCTGTGCGCTGAGGGGAAGGTTGAACATGATCACTGCGAGGCTGAGAGTGCGCAGCAAACGATAGGGGGGTATATAATCATTCATGGGGTATTTCAGGGTAGTTTCGAAGCAGGGAAAATGATGTGAAGGCATCATTCTTGAGTCGGCTAATCGAGCAACCCTGTGAAAATCTGACAGTCGTCTGGAACTGTCAGATGGGCATGATACTCGGCTGAGCGATGGGATTGGAGAAGATGGGGTGAACCCTAAACCCAGTTGATACCCATGAACCTACTCCTATTTTATTCCCGCCAAATGGTTTTCATGCATCGCATCCTGGCGGTGTTGCTGCTTCCGTTGAGTGCCAGTGCGGTACCGTTGATGGAATACCTGGACCGCGGCCTGGTGGGCATTCAACAGTCCGATGGGTCGGTTTTTTTGAGCTGGCGTCTGCTGGTCACCGATGAACCCAACGTTGCATTCAATCTTTACCGTCGTACCCAGGTAACCGAAAGCAGCGACTGGGGTGAATTTGCATCGAGTGGGAATCCGCAGTCCGGAGACATTCGCCTGAACGCAGAACCCATTCGCGAGGTTACCTGGTTTGTGGATCGTGAACCCTCGCTGCAGTTTGATACCCATTATGATGTGAGAGCCGTTGTGAACGGAGTGGAAATGCCAGCGAGCCGCCCGGTCACCTTTGTGGCCGGATCGGAACCGAGACCCTATCACTCGATTCCCCTGCAGACTCCGGAAGGCTATCATGCCAATGATGCCTCAGTGGCGGATCTCGATGGAGACGGGCAGTTCGAGATCGTAGTGAAGATGGAAAACCGGGCTCAGGATAATTCCCGGAGAGGAGTGACGGATCCGGTTTTCCTGCAGGCCTATAAACTGGACGGAACCCTGCTTTGGCAGATCAATCTAGGAATTAATATCAGAGCGGGTGCGCATTACACTCAGTTCATCGTGTATGATCTCGATGGGGATGGAAGTGCCGAAGTGGCGTGCCGAACGGCTGATGGAACTGTAGA
Protein-coding regions in this window:
- a CDS encoding glycoside hydrolase family 88 protein, which gives rise to MNDYIPPYRLLRTLSLAVIMFNLPLSAQLRGPDAAPGLGLWRSQPDYETPYQVADVAEIQNTLERVTQYLESTSPIRWVDLDTGNPIPEGSLEVAHPGLEFGLFALISYEWGVTYAGMLRAAEVTGQSIYRDYVQRRFEAIERIAHHYLAMPEDQRPRRYLIRGLINPHNLDQCGSMTAALIKGQQAGVAQNLLPIIEPAISYIQQGEKRLEDGTFARDRPLPDSLWLDDLYMSVPALAQWAVHSADHAALDDACQQMLGMTQRMFEKSTGLYRHGWVKAMQPHPSFPWGRANGWTIMAMTELLSVLPEDHAQHARLLEIYRAHVQGIARHQGINGFWHQLMDRPETYEETSATAMFVFALARGINRGWLDPSAYGPVATLGWHAVSSAVDAEGAVQGTCVGTGMAWDPAFYAYRPVSPHAAHGYGPVLLAGAEMIAMMKEFGELASFHDSAVHFGETPNW